The following coding sequences lie in one Heyndrickxia oleronia genomic window:
- a CDS encoding ABC transporter permease, which produces MPELSTNATHTTPVEEPLISPWKEGWKNFKKNKAAVFGLGLVFFFILIAIFANVLAPYDYTETGDKHLPPSATHWFGTDDLGRDILSRVIFGARISLAVGFLSVIGSAIVGSFLGIIAGYYGRIVDGIISRIFDILLAFPSILLAIAIVAMLGPSLFNALIAIAIINIPTFGRLVRSRVLTVKEEEYIIAAKAIGMGDGRILLHHVFPNSMAPIIVQGSLAIASAIIEAAALGFLGLGAQPPTPEWGKMLADSKDFILQAPWTVIFPGLAIMLTVLGFNLMGDGLRDALDPRMKN; this is translated from the coding sequence ATGCCAGAACTTTCAACAAATGCAACTCATACAACTCCAGTTGAAGAGCCATTGATTTCTCCATGGAAAGAGGGCTGGAAAAATTTCAAAAAGAATAAAGCGGCAGTTTTTGGGCTAGGATTAGTTTTTTTCTTTATTCTTATTGCTATTTTTGCCAATGTCTTAGCACCGTATGATTATACAGAAACAGGTGACAAGCATCTTCCTCCTTCTGCAACACATTGGTTCGGAACGGATGATTTAGGTCGGGATATTTTAAGTAGAGTCATATTTGGGGCAAGAATTTCTTTAGCTGTTGGTTTCTTATCTGTTATAGGTTCGGCGATCGTAGGTTCGTTCTTAGGGATCATCGCTGGATACTATGGTCGAATAGTGGATGGAATCATCTCGAGAATTTTTGATATTTTATTGGCTTTTCCAAGTATTTTATTAGCAATTGCTATTGTAGCCATGCTTGGACCTTCATTATTTAATGCATTAATTGCGATTGCGATTATTAATATCCCTACCTTTGGTAGATTGGTGCGCTCAAGGGTTCTTACGGTCAAGGAAGAAGAGTATATAATAGCAGCAAAAGCTATAGGTATGGGAGATGGAAGAATCTTATTGCATCATGTCTTTCCAAACAGTATGGCACCAATTATTGTACAGGGTTCATTAGCGATTGCTAGTGCAATCATTGAGGCAGCTGCTTTAGGATTTTTAGGATTAGGTGCACAGCCACCGACACCTGAATGGGGAAAAATGCTGGCTGATTCGAAGGATTTTATTCTACAGGCACCTTGGACGGTCATCTTCCCAGGTTTAGCAATTATGTTAACGGTTCTTGGGTTCAATCTTATGGGCGATGGATTGAGAGATGCATTAGATCCTAGAATGAAAAATTAA
- a CDS encoding ribonucleotide-diphosphate reductase subunit beta, which yields MSNKLQTRKIIDNTAPNRSTSIINGRCSNILNWDDVRFSWAYPKYKKMLGNFWTPFEINMSQDIKQFPTLSKEEQDAFLKIIGLLALLDSIQTDYAGKVADYLTDSSLNALMIILAQQEVIHNHSYSYVLSSIVPKHVQDEVFEFWRTEPVLEKRNEFVTNGYAAFATRPSVENLLKSIVFDVILEGLFFYSGFAFFYNLARNQKMVATSTMINYINRDEQLHVDLFVKIFKEVLVEYPEYDNEELKAFVEDTFKKAAKLEIEWARSIIGNHIDGILVKDLEDYIKFYANIRCKQLGFERPFPDYRTNPLRWIKAYEEVDLGKSDFFEQKSRQYTKVNYVDNGFDEL from the coding sequence ATGTCTAATAAACTACAAACACGCAAGATCATTGACAATACAGCACCAAACCGATCAACATCAATCATTAATGGAAGATGCTCCAATATACTTAATTGGGATGATGTCCGCTTTTCTTGGGCCTATCCTAAATATAAGAAAATGCTAGGAAATTTTTGGACACCGTTTGAAATAAATATGTCCCAAGATATTAAACAGTTCCCAACTTTATCAAAAGAAGAGCAGGATGCCTTCTTAAAAATCATTGGTTTATTAGCTTTATTAGATAGTATTCAAACCGATTACGCAGGCAAAGTAGCCGATTATTTAACTGATTCTAGCTTAAATGCGCTAATGATTATTTTGGCCCAGCAAGAGGTTATTCATAATCATTCCTATTCCTACGTTTTATCTAGTATTGTCCCAAAGCATGTCCAGGATGAAGTATTTGAATTTTGGAGAACGGAACCAGTTTTAGAAAAGCGGAATGAATTTGTTACAAATGGCTATGCAGCATTCGCGACAAGACCGAGTGTAGAAAACCTTTTAAAATCTATTGTTTTTGATGTGATATTAGAAGGTCTCTTTTTTTATTCAGGTTTTGCCTTTTTCTATAATCTTGCACGAAATCAAAAAATGGTCGCAACGTCAACGATGATTAACTATATTAATCGCGATGAACAATTACATGTTGATTTATTTGTAAAGATCTTTAAAGAAGTATTGGTAGAATATCCTGAATATGATAATGAGGAGTTAAAAGCTTTCGTTGAAGATACCTTTAAAAAGGCAGCGAAATTAGAAATCGAATGGGCAAGATCTATTATTGGCAACCATATTGATGGAATATTAGTAAAGGATTTAGAGGATTATATTAAATTCTATGCCAATATACGCTGCAAGCAACTTGGATTCGAACGGCCCTTCCCAGATTATCGTACAAATCCATTACGATGGATTAAAGCCTATGAAGAAGTAGATTTAGGTAAGTCAGATTTCTTTGAACAAAAGTCACGCCAATATACAAAAGTAAATTATGTGGACAATGGATTTGATGAACTATAA
- a CDS encoding ribonucleoside-diphosphate reductase subunit alpha: MTLLTKGAEMTEWMNHILQILDGSDTKDDDLTSLLLFGKNLFEQKPWLSEDEWVNQIILECLANINAENPNWTYHASKLFMEHLYYKASQTRGYLFKNKYGNFLELIVRLTKDGIYSRELLNKYTKDDIHLFESYIDPTKDELFTYIGIRTLADRYLATDHKKRVFELPQERWMIIAMHLMQNEPIKNRIQLVRDAYWALSNLYMTVATPTLSNAGKNYGQLSSCFIDTVDDSLQAIFDSHSDIANLSKNGGGIGVYLGKIRSRGSAIKGFSGASSGVLPWMKQLNNIAVSVDQLGQRKGAICVYLDVWHKDITAFLDSKLNNGDERLRTHDLFHGVCLPDLFMEQVEARENWYLFDPHEVRQTLGFSLEDYYDEQKGNGSFRERYWECVNHPTLTKTSIPAIELMKRIMKSQLESGGPFMFYRDEVNRKNPNKHQGMIYSSNLCTEIMQNQSPTTMISQYTEDGKIMIEKQSGDFVVCNLSSIHLAKAVKDDVLEKLIPIQVRMLDNVIDLNTIPVLQAQLTNKKYRAIGLGTFGWHHLLALEKISWESEEAIEYADKLYEKIAFLTIKASMLLAQEKGAYELFHGSDWENGSYFDARGYFNSESSHPWLRLFQDIQKFGIRNGYLMAVAPNSSTSLIAGSSASIDPIFQKFYSEEKKDYKIPVTAPDLNAETTWYYKSAYFIDQHWSIRQNKARQRHIDQSISFNLYVQNNVQAKELLDLHLHAWKAGLKTSYYLRSTSTTLEDCDSCSS, translated from the coding sequence ATGACTCTATTAACAAAGGGTGCTGAAATGACCGAATGGATGAATCACATATTACAAATATTAGATGGTTCTGATACAAAAGACGATGATCTAACATCGCTCTTGTTGTTTGGTAAAAATTTATTTGAGCAAAAACCATGGCTATCCGAGGATGAATGGGTAAATCAAATAATTCTTGAATGTTTAGCAAACATAAACGCAGAAAATCCTAATTGGACATATCATGCCTCTAAACTATTTATGGAACATCTATATTACAAAGCCTCACAAACACGTGGATACTTATTCAAAAATAAATATGGAAACTTTCTAGAATTAATTGTTCGTCTTACAAAAGATGGTATTTATTCAAGAGAATTATTAAATAAGTATACAAAGGATGACATTCATTTGTTTGAATCCTATATTGATCCGACAAAGGATGAGCTTTTTACATATATTGGTATACGTACTTTAGCTGACAGATATTTGGCAACGGACCACAAAAAAAGAGTGTTTGAATTACCTCAAGAACGTTGGATGATTATTGCGATGCATTTAATGCAAAATGAACCTATTAAGAATCGTATTCAGTTGGTCAGAGACGCCTACTGGGCATTAAGTAATCTCTACATGACCGTCGCTACACCTACACTATCTAATGCAGGAAAAAATTACGGGCAATTATCGAGCTGTTTTATTGATACTGTTGATGATAGTTTACAAGCCATCTTTGATAGTCACTCTGATATTGCTAATCTATCAAAAAATGGTGGAGGTATTGGTGTTTATTTAGGAAAGATTCGCAGCCGTGGCAGTGCGATTAAAGGATTTAGTGGTGCTTCCTCTGGAGTACTTCCTTGGATGAAGCAATTAAATAATATTGCAGTGAGTGTGGATCAATTAGGACAAAGAAAAGGAGCTATTTGTGTTTACTTAGATGTATGGCATAAGGATATTACTGCCTTTCTAGATTCTAAATTAAATAATGGGGACGAACGATTACGTACACATGATCTCTTTCATGGTGTTTGTCTTCCAGATTTGTTTATGGAACAAGTGGAGGCTCGCGAAAATTGGTATTTGTTTGATCCACATGAAGTAAGACAAACCCTAGGTTTTTCTCTAGAGGATTATTATGATGAACAAAAAGGCAATGGAAGCTTTAGAGAGAGGTACTGGGAATGCGTTAACCACCCTACCTTGACGAAAACGAGTATACCCGCGATTGAATTGATGAAGAGAATCATGAAAAGCCAACTTGAATCAGGTGGTCCCTTCATGTTTTATCGTGATGAAGTGAATCGAAAAAATCCCAATAAGCATCAAGGTATGATCTATTCTAGTAATTTATGTACAGAAATTATGCAAAATCAAAGCCCAACAACGATGATAAGCCAATACACTGAGGATGGGAAAATCATGATTGAAAAACAGTCAGGCGATTTTGTTGTATGCAACTTATCATCTATTCATTTAGCTAAGGCAGTGAAAGATGATGTTCTTGAAAAACTTATCCCAATTCAAGTTCGGATGCTAGATAATGTCATTGATTTAAATACAATTCCTGTCCTACAAGCACAATTAACGAACAAAAAATATCGTGCAATAGGATTAGGAACATTTGGATGGCATCATTTACTAGCTTTAGAGAAAATTTCGTGGGAAAGCGAAGAGGCAATTGAATATGCAGATAAACTTTATGAAAAAATTGCCTTTTTAACGATTAAAGCTAGCATGTTATTAGCACAAGAAAAGGGCGCATATGAGCTGTTCCACGGATCGGATTGGGAAAATGGCTCTTATTTTGATGCTAGAGGATATTTCAACTCTGAAAGCTCCCATCCCTGGTTACGATTATTCCAAGATATCCAAAAATTCGGGATAAGAAATGGCTACCTAATGGCAGTTGCTCCTAACTCATCAACATCATTAATAGCAGGAAGCTCAGCAAGCATTGATCCAATTTTTCAAAAGTTTTATTCAGAGGAGAAAAAGGATTATAAAATCCCTGTAACCGCTCCGGATCTAAATGCAGAGACAACTTGGTATTATAAATCCGCCTATTTCATTGATCAGCATTGGAGTATCCGGCAAAATAAAGCCAGACAAAGACATATTGATCAATCCATATCATTTAATCTTTATGTTCAAAATAACGTTCAGGCGAAGGAGCTATTAGATTTACATCTTCATGCTTGGAAAGCTGGTTTAAAAACTAGCTATTATTTACGCTCTACCTCTACAACGTTAGAAGATTGTGATTCTTGTTCAAGCTAA
- a CDS encoding response regulator transcription factor, translating into MKRILIIEDEKNLARFIELELKYEGYEVKVANDGREGLQSALQEDWDVVLLDLMLPSLNGMEVCRRLRQEKDTPIIMITARDSVIDRVSGLDHGADDYIVKPFAIEELLARLRSIFRRIEIHDPKIQLTSYTFRDLFVEKESRIVKKNDKIIDVTKREYDLLLTLLENKNIVMTREVLLNKVWGYETEVETNVVDVYIRYLRNKIDNPGEESYIQTVRGTGYVMRE; encoded by the coding sequence ATGAAAAGGATATTAATTATAGAAGATGAAAAGAATTTAGCAAGATTTATTGAACTCGAACTCAAATATGAGGGCTATGAGGTAAAGGTGGCTAATGATGGCCGTGAAGGTTTGCAATCGGCTCTACAAGAAGATTGGGATGTTGTTTTACTTGATTTAATGCTCCCTAGCTTAAATGGAATGGAAGTTTGTCGAAGATTACGTCAGGAGAAAGATACACCAATTATAATGATTACAGCACGTGATAGTGTGATAGATCGTGTTTCTGGCTTAGATCATGGAGCAGATGATTATATTGTCAAGCCCTTTGCCATTGAAGAATTATTAGCTCGATTACGTTCGATTTTTAGGAGAATTGAAATACATGATCCGAAAATCCAACTTACCTCTTATACTTTTCGTGATTTGTTTGTGGAGAAAGAAAGTCGTATCGTAAAGAAGAATGACAAAATTATCGATGTGACAAAAAGAGAATATGATTTGCTTTTGACCTTATTAGAGAATAAAAATATCGTGATGACGAGAGAAGTATTATTGAATAAAGTATGGGGCTATGAAACTGAAGTTGAAACGAATGTCGTAGACGTGTATATTCGTTATTTGCGAAATAAAATTGATAATCCTGGCGAAGAAAGTTATATTCAAACTGTGCGAGGAACAGGGTATGTGATGCGTGAATGA
- a CDS encoding HAMP domain-containing sensor histidine kinase, translating into MKRIKNWYRGQSLKVKWSIGTSAAIFFAFFFFSFIQYHVVSQWMLHEEKNNISQALDEISIFVKQGGNFADNEEIKNQIYEKDLTIQIFDAKGNKVTIKNPEAPTYVIPFSPVSNKTVELYTTKHKKIYLGRAPVRFNGFSGYVAIVQPLTRYHQMMGSLFFIMSIFGGIALLLSGLIGFLMAKGFLKPLQKFSTTMKKIRKKGFHERMEPSNSKDEMGELAHIFNEMMDQIELSFNQQKRFVEDASHELRTPVQIMEGHLKLLNRWGKKDPSILDESLHASIQELDRMKNLVQELLDLSRAEQIEIKTRDHSTLLIKTLSRIIKNFEVIHENFTFELIEHKLKNSIVQISENHFEQIMIILLDNAVKYSDEIQKVDVSIEEDHDHEMVRITVRDYGLGIPEEDLSKIFHRFYRVDKARSRAKGGNGLGLSIAKQLVESYEGDIRATSELGKGTSITFSLPMIKDAI; encoded by the coding sequence ATGAAGCGTATAAAAAATTGGTATAGAGGTCAATCCTTGAAGGTAAAATGGTCAATAGGAACAAGTGCGGCCATTTTTTTTGCATTTTTCTTTTTTAGTTTTATTCAATATCATGTAGTTAGTCAATGGATGCTTCATGAAGAAAAAAATAATATTTCCCAAGCATTGGATGAAATATCGATTTTTGTAAAACAGGGTGGTAATTTTGCAGATAACGAAGAAATAAAGAATCAAATCTATGAAAAAGATTTAACGATTCAGATTTTTGATGCGAAAGGAAATAAAGTAACTATTAAAAATCCAGAAGCACCAACATATGTGATTCCTTTTAGTCCTGTTAGTAATAAAACAGTGGAGCTCTATACTACGAAGCATAAAAAAATTTACTTAGGACGTGCACCTGTGCGCTTTAATGGCTTTTCAGGTTATGTTGCAATTGTTCAACCTTTAACAAGATACCACCAAATGATGGGTAGTCTTTTTTTTATCATGAGTATATTTGGCGGGATTGCGCTTTTATTAAGTGGTTTAATAGGATTTTTAATGGCCAAAGGCTTTTTAAAGCCTTTGCAGAAGTTTTCTACAACAATGAAAAAAATACGTAAAAAAGGCTTTCATGAAAGGATGGAGCCAAGTAATTCAAAAGATGAAATGGGAGAGTTAGCCCATATTTTTAATGAAATGATGGATCAAATTGAACTGTCATTTAATCAACAGAAACGTTTTGTCGAAGATGCTTCCCATGAGCTTCGCACCCCCGTTCAAATCATGGAAGGACATTTGAAATTGTTAAACCGTTGGGGGAAAAAAGATCCGAGTATTTTAGATGAATCATTACATGCATCAATACAAGAGTTAGATCGAATGAAAAATCTTGTCCAGGAATTATTAGATTTATCTAGAGCAGAACAAATTGAAATTAAAACTAGGGATCATAGCACATTGTTAATAAAAACCTTATCCCGAATTATTAAAAACTTTGAAGTCATACATGAAAACTTTACATTTGAACTGATTGAACATAAATTGAAAAATTCTATTGTACAAATTAGTGAAAATCACTTTGAACAAATAATGATAATTTTATTGGATAATGCCGTTAAATACTCTGATGAAATTCAAAAGGTCGATGTATCTATTGAAGAGGATCATGATCATGAAATGGTCAGAATCACTGTACGAGATTATGGTTTAGGTATTCCAGAAGAAGATTTGTCGAAGATTTTCCATCGTTTTTATCGTGTCGATAAAGCAAGAAGCCGAGCAAAGGGTGGAAATGGTTTAGGGCTTTCAATTGCTAAACAATTAGTAGAAAGCTATGAGGGAGATATACGCGCAACAAGTGAGCTTGGTAAAGGAACAAGTATAACTTTTTCATTGCCAATGATTAAAGATGCTATCTGA
- a CDS encoding 2-oxoglutarate dehydrogenase E1 component, which produces MKRQASKGFWESFSGPNLGYVMEVYEQFVNDPESVDPEMKVLFEEWGSPTVSEEGLTTHGQADISFQLPTNPTVFSKMVAAVKLADNIRTYGHLAADINPLNDRKKDTRRIELSEFDLTEEDLKNIPASFICPDAPATVKNGLDAINHLKSVYTKKLAFEFYQVHDLEEKNWLQRTVESGGLLPELTKEQKIAILKRLSEVEGFEKFIHRTFVGQKRFSIEGLDSLVPLMDQIIHSSVKTGARTVNIGMAHRGRLNVLAHILEKPYELIFAEFQHAPNKDLIPSEGSIGITYGWTGDVKYHLGADRRVKDENTTTTRIVLANNPSHLEVASPIVEGYTRAAQEQRNVAGYPTQDTDSSYAILVHGDAAFPGQGIVAETLNMSGLKGFHTGGSIHIIANNMIGFTTESYDSRSTKYASDTAKGFEIPIIHVNADDPEAVLAAATLAYEYRNRFHKDFLIDLVGYRRFGHNEMDEPMVTNPLMYNIVHKHPTVRELYANKLMAEGIISNEEVKTIEQDIQTKLQAAYDRVPKKEEDPDTVMNPPEIVAKGFPKVETAVNEKELREINSELLNWPEDFNAFKKLARILKRRENVFDGDGKIDWAHAESLAFASIIKDGTPIRFTGQDSQRGTFAHRNLVLHDEKNGNEYIPLHHLKDANASFVVYNSPLTEAAVVGYEYGYNVFSPETLVIWEAQFGDFANMAQVMFDQFISAGRAKWGQKSGLVMLLPHGYEGQGPEHSSARLERFLQLAAENNWTVANLSTSAQYFHILRRQSAMLQKEEVRPLVLVTPKSLLRHPLSSVDGSELTTGEFKPVLEQKGLGAEVKKVERIILCSGKIAIDFEERIKDEQLDWVHILRVEELYPFPEKEITEIINKYSNLKELVWVQEEPQNMGGWTFADPYLRELAPNGVDVKYVGRPRRSSPSEGDPIVHKKEQARILNEALTK; this is translated from the coding sequence ATGAAACGACAAGCATCAAAAGGTTTTTGGGAAAGTTTTTCTGGTCCAAACCTTGGTTATGTGATGGAAGTTTACGAACAATTCGTAAATGATCCGGAGAGTGTAGATCCGGAAATGAAAGTTCTTTTTGAAGAGTGGGGATCACCTACTGTTTCTGAAGAAGGCTTAACGACTCATGGGCAGGCAGATATTTCATTCCAATTGCCAACAAACCCAACAGTATTTAGTAAAATGGTTGCAGCTGTTAAATTGGCGGATAACATCCGTACATATGGACATCTTGCAGCGGATATTAATCCATTAAATGATCGTAAAAAGGATACTCGAAGGATTGAATTGTCAGAATTCGATTTAACCGAGGAAGACTTAAAAAATATACCAGCATCTTTTATTTGTCCTGATGCCCCGGCTACAGTGAAAAATGGTTTAGATGCCATTAATCATTTGAAATCTGTATACACAAAGAAATTAGCATTTGAGTTTTATCAAGTACATGATTTGGAAGAAAAGAATTGGTTACAGCGTACAGTTGAATCTGGAGGCTTACTGCCAGAACTAACAAAAGAGCAAAAGATAGCAATATTAAAACGTCTGTCAGAAGTTGAAGGTTTTGAGAAGTTTATCCATAGAACTTTTGTAGGACAGAAAAGATTCTCCATTGAAGGACTTGATTCCTTAGTACCATTAATGGATCAAATCATTCATTCATCTGTTAAGACAGGTGCAAGGACTGTAAATATAGGAATGGCACATAGAGGCCGCTTAAATGTATTAGCTCATATTTTAGAAAAACCGTATGAACTCATTTTCGCGGAATTTCAGCATGCACCAAATAAAGATTTAATTCCATCCGAAGGCTCCATAGGGATCACTTATGGCTGGACAGGGGATGTGAAATATCATCTTGGTGCAGATCGACGTGTAAAAGACGAAAATACAACAACAACCCGAATTGTATTAGCAAATAACCCAAGTCACCTTGAAGTGGCAAGTCCAATTGTTGAAGGATATACAAGAGCGGCACAAGAACAAAGAAATGTTGCTGGTTATCCAACTCAAGATACAGACAGTTCATATGCAATATTAGTACATGGTGATGCTGCTTTCCCTGGTCAAGGTATAGTAGCAGAAACTTTAAATATGAGTGGTCTAAAGGGCTTTCATACTGGTGGTTCTATCCATATTATTGCTAATAATATGATAGGATTCACAACCGAAAGCTATGATTCTCGTTCAACAAAATATGCTTCCGATACAGCTAAAGGTTTTGAAATACCGATTATTCATGTGAATGCCGATGATCCTGAAGCTGTTCTAGCTGCAGCAACTTTAGCTTATGAATATCGAAATAGATTCCATAAAGACTTCCTAATTGATTTAGTAGGCTACCGTCGATTTGGTCATAATGAAATGGATGAACCTATGGTGACAAATCCTCTAATGTATAACATTGTTCATAAGCATCCAACTGTCAGAGAACTATATGCGAACAAGTTGATGGCTGAAGGTATCATTTCGAATGAAGAAGTGAAAACGATTGAACAAGACATTCAAACTAAGCTTCAAGCGGCTTATGATCGTGTGCCTAAAAAAGAAGAAGATCCAGATACAGTGATGAATCCACCAGAAATTGTTGCAAAAGGATTCCCTAAGGTTGAAACAGCGGTTAATGAAAAGGAATTACGTGAAATTAATTCTGAACTATTAAATTGGCCAGAAGATTTTAATGCATTTAAGAAATTAGCTAGAATTTTAAAACGTCGAGAAAATGTGTTTGATGGCGATGGAAAAATAGACTGGGCACATGCAGAATCCCTTGCTTTTGCATCAATCATTAAAGATGGAACTCCGATTCGTTTTACAGGTCAGGATTCCCAGCGTGGAACATTTGCACACCGTAATTTAGTTCTACATGATGAAAAAAATGGAAATGAATATATTCCTTTACATCATTTAAAAGATGCGAATGCTTCATTCGTTGTTTATAACAGTCCACTTACAGAAGCAGCTGTTGTTGGCTACGAATACGGTTACAATGTATTTTCTCCAGAAACACTTGTTATCTGGGAAGCACAATTTGGCGATTTTGCTAATATGGCCCAAGTTATGTTTGACCAGTTTATTTCTGCGGGTCGTGCAAAATGGGGACAAAAATCTGGTTTAGTTATGTTATTACCACATGGATACGAAGGCCAAGGACCGGAACATTCAAGTGCAAGATTGGAACGTTTCTTACAGTTAGCGGCTGAAAATAACTGGACTGTGGCAAACCTTTCAACTTCAGCTCAATATTTTCATATATTACGTCGTCAAAGTGCAATGCTACAAAAAGAAGAAGTACGTCCATTAGTGTTAGTCACTCCTAAGAGTCTGCTTCGTCATCCGTTATCTTCAGTAGATGGAAGCGAACTAACAACTGGAGAATTTAAACCTGTATTGGAGCAAAAGGGATTAGGAGCAGAAGTTAAAAAAGTAGAACGTATTATTTTATGTAGTGGAAAAATCGCTATTGATTTCGAAGAGCGCATTAAGGATGAACAGTTAGATTGGGTTCATATTTTAAGAGTTGAAGAATTGTACCCATTCCCTGAAAAAGAAATTACTGAGATTATTAATAAATATAGTAATTTGAAAGAACTTGTCTGGGTTCAAGAAGAGCCGCAAAATATGGGTGGATGGACTTTCGCTGATCCTTATTTACGTGAACTCGCACCAAATGGAGTAGATGTTAAATATGTAGGTCGTCCAAGACGTTCTAGCCCATCTGAAGGAGATCCAATTGTTCATAAGAAAGAACAAGCTCGAATCTTAAATGAGGCATTAACGAAATAA
- the odhB gene encoding 2-oxoglutarate dehydrogenase complex dihydrolipoyllysine-residue succinyltransferase, producing the protein MAEIKVPELAESITEGTIAQWLKQPGDRVEKGEYIVELETDKVNVEVISEEAGVIQELKAEEGDTVQVGQVIAVVSEGGEASAPANTEKTEAPKQEEKVAAQPQSTPETDKKDRPIASPAARKLAREKGIDLSAVSPVDPMGRVRVQDVNAHTTQPKQEVQASKSAPSAPVSQEDGKPVEIVRMSRRRQTIAKRLLEVKQNTAMLTTFNEIDMTAVMELRKRKKDKFQEEHDGTRLGFMSFFTKAVVAALKKYPAVNSEIQGNELIVKKYYDIGIAVSTDEGLVVPVVRDSDRKNFAEIEADIAGFAKKARENKLSLGDLQGGTFTITNGGTFGSLFSTPIINGTQVGILGMHTIQKRPVAVGDNIEIRPMMYVALSYDHRVIDGAEAVGFLVTVKKLLENPEDLLLEA; encoded by the coding sequence GTGGCTGAAATCAAAGTACCAGAATTAGCAGAATCAATTACAGAAGGAACAATTGCTCAATGGTTAAAACAACCTGGAGATCGCGTTGAAAAAGGGGAATACATTGTCGAATTAGAGACAGATAAAGTCAATGTTGAAGTAATATCTGAAGAAGCTGGGGTTATCCAAGAACTTAAGGCTGAAGAAGGTGATACTGTCCAAGTTGGACAAGTTATTGCAGTAGTTTCTGAAGGAGGAGAAGCATCTGCTCCAGCTAATACAGAAAAAACTGAAGCACCTAAGCAAGAGGAGAAAGTAGCTGCTCAACCACAGTCTACCCCTGAAACTGATAAAAAGGATCGCCCAATAGCATCTCCTGCTGCACGTAAACTTGCTCGTGAAAAAGGGATTGATTTATCTGCAGTAAGTCCTGTCGATCCTATGGGACGTGTACGTGTACAAGATGTAAATGCACATACTACTCAACCGAAACAGGAGGTGCAAGCTTCAAAATCAGCACCATCAGCACCTGTCTCTCAAGAAGATGGAAAACCAGTTGAAATTGTTCGCATGTCCCGTCGTCGTCAAACGATTGCTAAACGTTTACTTGAAGTGAAACAAAATACAGCAATGTTAACTACATTTAATGAAATTGATATGACTGCTGTTATGGAGCTACGTAAGCGTAAAAAAGATAAATTCCAAGAGGAACATGATGGTACACGACTTGGTTTCATGTCTTTCTTTACGAAAGCAGTTGTTGCTGCCTTGAAAAAATATCCGGCAGTTAACTCTGAAATTCAAGGTAATGAATTAATTGTGAAAAAATACTATGATATTGGTATTGCGGTTTCTACTGATGAAGGTCTTGTAGTACCAGTTGTTCGTGACAGTGACCGTAAAAACTTCGCTGAAATTGAAGCTGATATCGCTGGTTTTGCAAAGAAAGCACGAGAAAATAAATTATCTTTAGGCGATTTACAAGGCGGAACATTTACAATAACTAATGGTGGAACATTTGGTTCACTTTTCTCAACACCTATTATCAATGGAACACAAGTAGGGATTTTAGGTATGCATACAATTCAAAAGCGACCAGTTGCTGTAGGGGATAATATTGAAATTCGTCCTATGATGTATGTAGCTTTATCTTATGATCATAGAGTAATTGACGGTGCTGAAGCTGTTGGATTCTTAGTGACAGTTAAGAAACTTCTTGAAAATCCTGAGGATTTATTACTTGAAGCATAA